The following DNA comes from Hahella chejuensis KCTC 2396.
CCAATGCGGGCAAGAGCGATGCGTTGAAAGAAGTGGACGAATACGGCTGGAAAATTCTCAAGAAAGAGAAGTTCGCCAACAGTTATGTGATCGGCCTGGGAAGGGAAAATAAAGCTTTTATCCCAACTCTCAATGAGGCGCTGCGGGAATTTCCCAATAGCGCGTTCCTGAATACGATCTATCTGCAGTTCGGCGAAAAGAACAAGCAGACTCTGGCGCGTTATGTGGCGTCCCAGTTTAGCAATGTCAGCGGCTCAACCTATCGCTTGAGCGATTACATGGCGAGCCTGCAGTATGAACTTGAGAATCTGTAGCCGGGTCCCAAGAAAGTCGAGTGCGCGCCAGGTAAGGCGCGCCGGTGAGAATTAGCAACAGGGAGCGTCTGCGCTGACGGAAGAAGAGGCTCCGTCAAACGGGGTTGCGGTTCCGCAGCCCTCAAAAATGCCGTAGTGTCGGCTAAAGTCGCCGATAAACTGAAAATGCCCGGCGAAGCGGGTGTCCTGCAGCATCCGCCAGGTATTGCCGCAGACCGGAAAGCCCCGGCCAGTTTCGATGGCGTGATGTTTGTCGAGAATGAACCGGTGAGGGTGGTCTGGAACAGTCCCTTGATAGATCACCGCCTGCCCGTAGTCCTCACAAGCGGTTTCCAGTTCATCGATTTTGAACAGTCTGTAGGTGGCGGAGTAAAAATTAATACTGCCGATACGGTCCGCCAGACTGTTATCGGTGATGGCCAGTGGTCTGTCCTCCACCAGACGCGGATCGGCGAAGCCGTTCTGATGCGCCAGCCGCAGGAAGTCGTTCCAGTACAGCGCGCCGCCCAGACATTCGCCATAGAGGGTAGGGTCGTCGTGGAGGTCTGCTGGAACCCGTCTGTCGGCATACACATCAGAAAAGTAAAACTCACCGCCGGGCTTCAGCAGGCGATGCAATCCGCGCAATACGGAGGCTTTATCCGGCGACAGATTAATCACGCAATTGGAGACGATGACATCAAAAGACCCAGGCTCAAGATTCAGCTCGTCGAGTTTTTCAATATAACCCTGCAAAAAGCGCACGTTATCAAACCCAAACTGCTCCGCGTGCCAGGCCTGATGGGAGCGAGCGACCTGCAACTGCTCATCCGTC
Coding sequences within:
- a CDS encoding methyltransferase domain-containing protein produces the protein MHELVKDYYGKQLQSSSDLKTSACCDVSRVPAWLKPLLARIHPEVSARYYGCGLVCPPLLEGCRVLDLGCGSGRDVYALAQLVGEHGEVVGVDMTDEQLQVARSHQAWHAEQFGFDNVRFLQGYIEKLDELNLEPGSFDVIVSNCVINLSPDKASVLRGLHRLLKPGGEFYFSDVYADRRVPADLHDDPTLYGECLGGALYWNDFLRLAHQNGFADPRLVEDRPLAITDNSLADRIGSINFYSATYRLFKIDELETACEDYGQAVIYQGTVPDHPHRFILDKHHAIETGRGFPVCGNTWRMLQDTRFAGHFQFIGDFSRHYGIFEGCGTATPFDGASSSVSADAPCC